In Bacillus cereus ATCC 14579, a single window of DNA contains:
- a CDS encoding alpha/beta hydrolase, with product MKNSMTYIQLLNETLRCYANKGSFEAYNYIMENATGVIGNEAQIYNFKYALASASGLEKEALHLMREAIIEKGFWYGNEYLISDEDLKSLHKFEEFHTMVQLCNEREELAHKKERPDVKYIYSKKEGNLLLTLHGDQENIQIVEPYWKSVLTQDYTLALPQSSQIQFSDGFVWDDIERGKEELKGHYNKFIENHTVENVIIGGFSAGARVALYTILQKDIEVDGFVFMAPWLPEIEEWDELLRVLQDKHIKGYIVCGDQDEDCFESTQQFVQLLREKNIEHKYKVVPDLDHDYPINFEELLKEAIEYIGNENNK from the coding sequence ATGAAAAATAGCATGACTTACATTCAATTATTAAATGAAACGTTACGTTGTTATGCAAATAAAGGAAGTTTTGAAGCGTACAATTATATAATGGAAAACGCTACAGGTGTAATAGGGAATGAGGCGCAAATATATAATTTTAAGTATGCACTCGCAAGTGCATCGGGACTTGAAAAAGAAGCATTACATTTAATGAGAGAGGCCATTATAGAAAAGGGATTCTGGTATGGAAATGAGTATTTAATTTCCGACGAAGATTTAAAATCACTACATAAATTTGAAGAATTTCATACAATGGTGCAATTATGTAATGAAAGAGAAGAATTAGCACATAAAAAGGAAAGACCAGATGTGAAATATATATACAGCAAGAAAGAAGGAAATCTACTACTTACATTGCACGGTGACCAAGAAAATATTCAAATAGTAGAGCCATATTGGAAATCAGTTTTGACACAAGATTACACGTTAGCTTTACCACAGTCTTCACAAATTCAGTTTTCAGATGGATTTGTTTGGGATGATATAGAGAGAGGGAAAGAAGAATTAAAAGGGCATTACAATAAGTTTATAGAAAACCATACAGTAGAAAATGTAATCATTGGTGGTTTTTCTGCAGGGGCAAGAGTAGCTTTATATACGATTTTGCAAAAAGATATAGAGGTTGATGGTTTTGTTTTTATGGCACCATGGCTTCCCGAGATTGAAGAATGGGATGAGTTGCTAAGAGTGCTGCAGGATAAACATATAAAAGGATATATAGTATGCGGGGATCAAGATGAAGATTGTTTCGAATCCACGCAGCAATTTGTACAACTATTAAGAGAGAAGAATATAGAACATAAGTATAAAGTTGTGCCTGACTTAGATCATGATTATCCTATTAACTTTGAAGAGCTATTAAAAGAAGCTATTGAATATATAGGAAATGAAAACAATAAGTAG
- a CDS encoding DUF3896 domain-containing protein produces MKHTYDYHATKKHLELKKQNLCKKLSNMTLSEKEREQLKREIDNYEYILNLVEMNHYERGFSR; encoded by the coding sequence ATGAAACATACTTATGATTACCACGCTACAAAAAAGCATTTAGAATTAAAGAAACAAAACTTATGTAAAAAACTTAGCAATATGACACTATCTGAAAAAGAACGTGAACAACTAAAACGTGAAATTGACAACTATGAATATATTTTAAATCTAGTCGAAATGAATCATTATGAACGCGGATTTTCTCGTTAA
- a CDS encoding DUF3939 domain-containing protein, whose product MFRFFRTGKEEREITKDELEQAMAQFLETNANIVYTVLVNEDYTVNYDLLKPYLPAFPTNDFLITKETLEVFEHTAENLSLVKEIDVVQKAVDQYVTEKEMFPIVEGSEDRLICGMKLGPYLNRSLKRDLYISEKHYLVSSKPDRKKQKSG is encoded by the coding sequence ATGTTTCGCTTTTTCAGAACTGGAAAAGAAGAACGGGAAATTACGAAAGATGAATTAGAACAAGCGATGGCTCAGTTTTTAGAAACGAATGCTAATATCGTTTATACAGTATTAGTAAATGAAGATTATACAGTAAATTATGATTTGTTAAAACCGTATTTACCTGCATTTCCAACAAATGATTTTCTCATAACGAAGGAAACGCTTGAGGTATTTGAACATACAGCAGAAAATTTAAGCCTAGTGAAAGAAATTGATGTCGTACAAAAAGCAGTAGACCAATACGTAACAGAAAAAGAAATGTTCCCAATTGTTGAAGGTAGCGAAGATCGCCTCATATGCGGAATGAAGCTAGGACCTTACTTAAATCGTAGCTTAAAAAGAGACTTATATATTTCAGAAAAACATTATTTAGTTTCAAGTAAACCAGATAGAAAAAAACAAAAGAGCGGGTAG
- a CDS encoding LLM class flavin-dependent oxidoreductase: MIKLSVLDQSPISDGSTAAQAFSHTVTLAQEVEKLGFTRFWVSEHHNSVSLAGSSPEILISHIAAKTDRIRVGSGGVMLPHYSPYKVAENFRVLEALYPNRIDLGVGRAPGGMPIATRALQEGKMVSLDQYPEQIADVAMYLHDQVPENHHYANLKATPVIPTSPEMWMLGSSGESAKIAANNGASFAFAQFINGFGGPEVMRAYQEQYQPSFLGDKPNSIVAIFVICGETNEEAEKIASSLDLSILLLEQGKRTTGTPSIETAQNYSYSAYDLFRIKENRQRMIVGDPSSVKEKIINLSKAYNTDEFMIVTITHQFEHKLKSYRLLANAFNL; the protein is encoded by the coding sequence ATGATCAAGTTAAGTGTATTAGACCAATCACCTATTTCAGATGGTAGCACAGCAGCCCAAGCTTTTTCACATACAGTTACGCTTGCACAAGAAGTTGAAAAACTCGGATTCACACGTTTTTGGGTATCCGAACATCATAATTCCGTAAGCTTAGCTGGTTCAAGTCCAGAAATACTTATTTCTCATATTGCCGCTAAAACGGACCGTATTAGAGTCGGTTCAGGTGGTGTTATGTTACCGCATTATAGCCCATATAAAGTTGCTGAGAATTTCCGTGTTCTAGAAGCATTGTATCCGAACCGCATCGATCTCGGTGTTGGTAGAGCTCCTGGTGGTATGCCAATAGCAACTCGCGCACTTCAAGAAGGGAAAATGGTCTCACTTGATCAATATCCAGAACAAATTGCAGACGTTGCAATGTACTTACATGATCAAGTACCAGAAAACCATCACTATGCAAACTTAAAAGCCACTCCAGTTATCCCAACGTCTCCTGAAATGTGGATGCTCGGTTCTAGCGGAGAGAGCGCTAAAATTGCTGCAAACAACGGAGCTTCTTTCGCATTTGCACAATTTATTAACGGCTTCGGAGGCCCTGAAGTTATGAGGGCTTACCAAGAACAATATCAGCCTTCATTTTTAGGAGATAAGCCTAATTCAATCGTTGCCATCTTTGTTATATGCGGAGAAACAAATGAAGAAGCGGAAAAAATTGCTTCTAGTTTAGATTTATCAATCTTATTATTAGAGCAAGGAAAACGAACTACTGGTACACCTTCTATTGAAACTGCTCAAAATTATTCATACAGCGCTTATGATTTATTCCGTATAAAAGAAAATCGTCAACGTATGATTGTTGGTGATCCGTCTTCTGTAAAAGAAAAAATAATAAACTTAAGCAAAGCATACAATACTGACGAATTTATGATTGTCACGATTACTCATCAATTTGAACATAAATTAAAGTCTTATCGCTTATTAGCAAATGCTTTTAATTTATAA